Proteins encoded in a region of the Zea mays cultivar B73 chromosome 4, Zm-B73-REFERENCE-NAM-5.0, whole genome shotgun sequence genome:
- the LOC100285632 gene encoding Long chain base biosynthesis protein 2a translates to MVRLPYTTALTTLFSYGLLFAFGQLRDFFRKFVDWFKAKNVKGYAPICLGLEDFYVRRLYLRIQDCFGRPIASAPDSWFDVVERTSNDNNKTLQRTSNTTKCLNLGSYNYLGFAAADEYCTPRVIDSLKKYSASTCSVRVDGGTTKLHTELEELTARFVGKPAAILFGMGYVTNSAIIPCLIGKGGLIISDSLNHNSIVNGARGSGATVRVFQHNSPAHLEEVLREQIAGGQPRTHRPWKKIIVIVEGIYSMEGELCKLPEIIAVCKKYKAYTYLDEAHSIGAVGQSGRGVCELLGVDPADVDIMMGTFTKSFGSCGGYIAASKEIIKHLKHSCPAHLYATSMSPPAVQQVISAIKVILGEDGSSRGAQKLARIRENGNFFRSELKKMGFEVLGDNDSPVMPIMLYNPAKIPAFSRECLRQKVAVVTVAFPATPLLLARARICISASHTREDLMKALDVISRVGDLVGIKYFPAEPPKIAEAGHDKLE, encoded by the exons ATGGTGAGGCTGCCTTACACAACGGCGCTGACCACGCTGTTCAGCTACGGGCTGCTCTTCGCCTTCGGCCAGCTCAGGGATTTCTTCCGCAAGTTCGTCGACTGGTTCAAGGCCAAGAACGTCAAG GGCTACGCGCCGATCTGCCTGGGACTGGAGGATTTCTATGTGCGACGACTGTACCTGCGGATCCAG GATTGCTTTGGTAGGCCGATAGCAAGTGCACCTGATTCATGGTTTGATGTTGTTGAGCGCACCTCAAACGACAATAACAAGACATTACA GCGTACCTCAAATACCACTAAATGCCTCAACCTGGGCTCGTACAACTACCTTGGCTTTGCCGCAGCAGATGAGTACTGCACTCCACGTGTTATTGATTCTCTCAAGAAATACTCAGCAAGCACCTGCAGTGTTCGTGTCGATGGAG GTACGACCAAGCTTCACACTGAGCTGGAGGAGTTGACTGCACGTTTTGTTGGAAAGCCTGCTGCTATCCTCTTTGGCATGGGTTATGTTACAAACTCTGCCATCATTCCCTGCCTAATTGGAAAG GGTGGGCTGATAATTAGTGACTCTCTGAATCATAACTCAATTGTCAATGGTGCGAGAGGATCTGGTGCAACTGTTAGGGTTTTCCAGCATAACT CCCCTGCTCATTTGGAAGAGGTCTTGAGAGAGCAGATAGCTGGTGGTCAACCACGGACACACAGACCATGGAAGAAGATCATTGTCATTGTTGAGGGTATCTATAGCATGGAAGGGGAGCTGTGTAAACTCCCTGAGATTATAGCTGTCTGCAAGAAATACAAG GCTTACACATATCTGGATGAGGCCCATAGCATTGGTGCTGTTGGACAGTCTGGCCGCGGTGTTTGTGAACTCCTTGGGGTTGACCCAGCTGATGTAGATATAATGATGGGTACTTTCACCAAGTCTTTTGGATCATGTGGTGGATATATTGCCGCATCAAAG GAGATAATTAAGCACCTGAAGCATAGTTGCCCAGCCCATCTGTACGCTACTTCCATGTCACCACCAGCAGTCCAACAAGTTATCTCTGCTATTAAAGTTATCCTTGGGGAGGATGGCTCCAGCAGAG GTGCCCAAAAACTTGCACGCATCCGTGAGAACGGTAATTTCTTCAGGTCCGAACTCAAGAAGATGGGTTTTGAGGTTCTTGGCGACAATGATTCTCCTGTTATGCCCATAATGCTTTACAATCCGGCTAAGATCCCTGCATTCTCTAGGGAGTGCCTTAGACAAAAG GTCGCCGTTGTTACCGTGGCGTTTCCAGCAACACCTCTTCTTCTTGCTAGGGCACGCATCTGCATTTCGGCTTCACACACTAGGGAGGATTTGATGAAAGCCCTTGAT GTTATCAGCAGAGTTGGTGATCTTGTGGGCATCAAATACTTCCCTGCAGAACCACCAAAGATTGCTGAAGCTGGTCATGATAAGCTGGAGTAG